One Desulfovibrionales bacterium genomic region harbors:
- a CDS encoding DEAD/DEAH box helicase family protein has product MLDMNDFIDQSRESRLQAYKASPGDIREHFAIEQVVLAGGYGYRQVLELVQNGADAILEAHESGAGQDDRPRIEVLLDGSCLYVANTGAPFSKEGIDALLRSHSSPKRGNQIGRFGLGFKSLLRLGGKIDITSGQSAFGFDPARCRTELRDRFQVQDAPGLRLAWTLAEDSTATLRDRFPWATTVVSAEIKAESFHAHLQKEIGEFPAEFLLFLPVAVSLALGAGGDAAPRRELRRESDGQDVILYDGRAKSPSRWRVVEKLIHITDQRAKDDATHVHERDEVPLAWAMPIEGRREEAGRFWAFFPTHTSTYLTGILNAPWKLNSDRNAIIPGEWNTALMKEAARLIADTLPQLMTAADPGRVLDAFPRQLERADEDAKPLVKALWNALEISAVVPDSLGALRQGTELWRHPRENADLARSWQALADEKQLSQIVHPSCLEKQRGSRLKALAERIRPEGTTAPSCSNLQQRDVRKWFAAVASVEHDKAIQALKLAEAYEKDCKPGEWSMVRSTIAIIPSDDGNLLTANQAVIAPEGTYVPDGRHPAARWLCEDAEANRILTHVLKVKPLDGSVWLDVLQEALRRIPTYPADAKNNGWLAFWTRLRAAPSAIGREFVNSNTSQVRIRRRDGEWVFADDVLLPGELVSADDTSSNQQLLVDTEVHAEDKDLLAKLGVCQFPTGTGTVNDFDRGNGMYEWLSHWRSYYGKKVNNRADSTYLKPSGLDMPNGWHFLPKLTEGPNSKLTACFLNLLDHGQIPKSVKFGHATVANYPKIDVPHPLLWLLLRYGSWNLGGMVIRVAAIAERAHERTMTLLLDWEKLQPALETLKAAIPKVNATPDQVRDMWQVLIKALVTPETLANDSLRELWTGAARDKVVPQSLRTVEGNVSLAEVFVTGSPDLAQRGRSQGHVAVTLDADALSLWLKNGARDLAELMKPEWSEATSPEGLLVETIPELADVLRDDVRETARCQPVSDLRLLVAGNASPVHCLMWENKLLLNMAQLAQMARTERLQHLLAEAAAAGWLKHTADEALRILGDAQVDKIRTHVARGSSLAERLLLAVGNREEPLRQALGSIGGMAFLQTVAPMRLAELVLAQLGPATLTALKETLEQEGLKPPSRWNTAEARAFVASIGFPNDFAASPKSRREPEEFISGPIELPPLHDFQEDVLDGIRTLITSGTTRRRAVVSLPTGGGKTLVTVEAAVLYVLKPEGAQRSVIWVAQTDELCEQAVQAFRQVWLNLGAKGTDLRIVRLWGGNPNPAIQEPDKPVVMVASIQTLNSRMGVDGLAGLRNPGLVVVDECHHAITPSYTNLLRFLDAEAPRPGAPPKDEPPILGLSATPFRTDDEESGRLARRFDSRWLPPDQKDLHSRLRNQGVLAEVDNDALESGIDLTPEEIERLSTILEPWEGLDFENLLESINQRLAGSEQRNERLVNCIKEAEEGSILFFSNSVLHGQEMAARLNLEGISAAAISGDTPTTARRYFLSRFQRSEIRVLCNHTVLSTGFDAPKIDMILISRAVFSPVRYMQMVGRGLRGEKNGGKARCRIVTVLDNLGRFQDRHPYHYCKGFFAENAGNV; this is encoded by the coding sequence ATGTTAGACATGAACGATTTCATTGATCAATCGCGAGAAAGCAGGCTTCAGGCATACAAAGCCTCGCCTGGCGATATCCGGGAACATTTCGCCATCGAACAGGTTGTCCTTGCCGGTGGATATGGCTACCGGCAGGTGTTGGAGCTTGTTCAGAACGGCGCCGATGCCATTCTTGAAGCCCATGAGTCTGGTGCCGGCCAAGATGACCGGCCCCGCATCGAGGTTCTGCTGGACGGCTCGTGCCTCTATGTGGCGAACACGGGCGCGCCGTTCAGCAAGGAAGGCATTGACGCGTTGTTGCGTTCCCACTCGTCGCCGAAGCGGGGCAATCAAATCGGGCGATTCGGACTTGGGTTCAAGTCATTGCTGCGCCTTGGCGGGAAGATCGACATCACCAGCGGACAATCTGCCTTCGGGTTCGATCCTGCGAGATGCCGCACTGAGTTAAGAGACCGATTTCAGGTGCAAGACGCGCCTGGATTGCGCCTGGCGTGGACGCTGGCCGAAGATTCTACCGCCACTCTACGCGACCGATTCCCGTGGGCGACAACCGTTGTCTCTGCGGAGATCAAGGCCGAGAGCTTCCACGCCCATTTGCAGAAGGAGATTGGGGAGTTTCCCGCCGAATTTCTCCTTTTCCTGCCGGTTGCAGTCAGCCTGGCGCTCGGCGCCGGCGGCGATGCAGCGCCGAGGCGCGAATTGCGCCGCGAGTCCGATGGCCAAGACGTTATTCTCTATGACGGAAGAGCGAAGTCACCTTCACGGTGGCGAGTTGTGGAGAAGTTGATTCACATCACCGACCAACGCGCCAAGGACGATGCAACGCATGTCCATGAGCGCGATGAGGTGCCGCTGGCTTGGGCGATGCCCATCGAAGGCAGGCGCGAGGAAGCGGGACGTTTCTGGGCGTTCTTCCCGACGCATACGTCGACGTACCTGACCGGAATTCTCAACGCGCCGTGGAAACTGAACAGCGACCGCAATGCCATCATCCCCGGTGAATGGAATACGGCTTTGATGAAGGAGGCGGCCAGGCTCATCGCCGACACGCTGCCGCAACTGATGACTGCAGCCGATCCGGGCCGGGTGCTGGATGCGTTCCCGCGTCAACTGGAGCGGGCGGACGAGGATGCGAAGCCGCTTGTCAAGGCGCTCTGGAATGCGCTCGAAATCTCCGCGGTGGTCCCGGATAGTTTGGGCGCTCTCCGTCAAGGGACCGAGTTGTGGCGCCATCCACGGGAAAACGCTGACCTTGCCCGTTCGTGGCAGGCGCTCGCGGACGAGAAGCAACTGAGCCAGATTGTCCATCCTTCCTGCCTGGAAAAACAACGCGGCAGCCGTCTCAAAGCGCTCGCGGAACGCATCCGACCTGAAGGAACAACAGCCCCTTCGTGCTCTAACCTGCAACAGCGGGACGTGAGAAAATGGTTTGCTGCTGTTGCGTCCGTCGAGCACGACAAGGCTATTCAAGCGCTCAAACTCGCGGAGGCATACGAGAAGGACTGCAAACCCGGTGAATGGTCGATGGTTCGCTCGACGATCGCCATCATTCCGTCCGACGACGGCAATCTGTTGACGGCGAATCAGGCGGTCATTGCGCCAGAGGGAACGTACGTTCCGGACGGTCGGCATCCGGCCGCCAGGTGGCTATGCGAGGATGCAGAAGCGAATAGGATTCTTACCCATGTGTTGAAGGTGAAGCCGCTCGACGGCAGCGTGTGGCTTGATGTCCTTCAGGAAGCTTTACGGAGAATTCCCACCTATCCCGCCGACGCCAAGAACAACGGATGGCTGGCGTTCTGGACGCGGTTAAGGGCGGCACCATCTGCAATAGGCCGGGAGTTCGTCAATTCCAATACCAGCCAAGTTCGAATCCGGCGTCGCGATGGCGAATGGGTCTTCGCCGACGATGTTTTGTTGCCTGGGGAATTGGTGAGCGCTGATGATACTTCTTCCAATCAGCAACTGCTTGTGGACACGGAAGTTCACGCAGAAGACAAGGACTTGTTGGCCAAGTTGGGGGTGTGCCAGTTCCCTACGGGAACTGGCACGGTTAACGATTTCGACAGAGGGAATGGCATGTACGAATGGCTTTCGCATTGGAGAAGCTATTACGGGAAAAAAGTGAACAACCGAGCAGATTCGACGTATCTGAAGCCTTCAGGACTCGATATGCCGAACGGCTGGCACTTTTTGCCGAAGTTGACCGAAGGTCCGAACTCCAAGCTCACGGCATGTTTCTTGAATCTACTTGACCATGGACAAATTCCTAAGAGTGTGAAATTCGGTCATGCCACCGTTGCAAACTATCCCAAGATAGACGTCCCCCATCCGCTCCTCTGGCTATTGCTTCGCTACGGATCATGGAACCTCGGCGGCATGGTCATTCGTGTTGCTGCGATTGCAGAACGAGCGCACGAACGTACGATGACCTTACTCCTCGATTGGGAGAAACTACAACCCGCACTTGAGACGCTGAAAGCGGCCATTCCGAAGGTCAATGCGACACCGGATCAGGTTCGCGACATGTGGCAGGTGCTCATCAAGGCGCTCGTGACTCCAGAGACACTGGCGAACGATTCGCTCCGTGAACTTTGGACGGGCGCGGCGCGCGACAAAGTCGTTCCGCAATCGCTCCGAACGGTAGAGGGGAACGTTTCTTTGGCGGAGGTTTTCGTGACCGGTTCGCCAGACCTTGCCCAGCGCGGACGAAGCCAAGGGCACGTTGCAGTCACGCTCGACGCGGATGCGCTGTCGTTGTGGCTGAAGAATGGAGCGCGAGACCTGGCGGAGTTGATGAAGCCCGAATGGAGTGAGGCGACAAGTCCCGAAGGACTTCTTGTCGAGACCATCCCTGAGTTGGCCGACGTGCTTCGGGACGATGTTCGAGAAACCGCTCGTTGCCAGCCAGTGTCGGACCTGAGACTGCTGGTTGCTGGCAACGCCAGCCCCGTGCATTGTCTGATGTGGGAGAATAAGTTGCTCCTCAATATGGCGCAACTGGCGCAGATGGCGCGGACCGAAAGACTTCAACATCTGCTCGCGGAAGCCGCAGCGGCTGGGTGGCTCAAGCACACCGCCGACGAGGCGTTGCGCATTCTTGGCGATGCGCAAGTGGACAAGATCCGCACACATGTTGCGCGAGGCTCCTCGCTGGCGGAACGACTGCTGCTCGCGGTCGGCAATCGGGAGGAACCATTGCGCCAGGCGCTCGGCAGTATCGGGGGCATGGCCTTTCTTCAAACTGTTGCGCCAATGCGGCTTGCCGAACTGGTGCTCGCTCAGCTTGGTCCGGCTACGCTTACTGCCCTCAAGGAAACGCTGGAGCAGGAGGGTTTGAAGCCTCCGTCCCGCTGGAACACCGCCGAAGCACGTGCTTTCGTCGCGAGCATCGGTTTCCCCAATGATTTCGCCGCATCCCCCAAATCCCGCCGCGAACCGGAAGAGTTCATCAGCGGTCCCATCGAGTTGCCTCCGCTCCACGACTTCCAGGAGGATGTGCTGGATGGCATACGAACGCTGATTACCAGCGGAACAACTCGTCGCCGCGCGGTCGTCAGTCTCCCCACTGGTGGCGGCAAGACCCTTGTGACGGTTGAGGCTGCGGTCCTGTATGTCCTTAAACCTGAAGGCGCCCAGCGCAGCGTCATCTGGGTGGCGCAGACTGACGAACTCTGCGAGCAGGCCGTGCAGGCATTCCGTCAGGTCTGGCTCAATCTTGGCGCAAAAGGAACCGACCTGCGCATCGTTCGCTTGTGGGGCGGCAATCCCAATCCGGCGATTCAAGAGCCGGACAAACCGGTCGTGATGGTTGCCTCGATTCAAACGCTCAACAGCCGCATGGGCGTCGACGGGCTGGCTGGGCTGCGAAACCCGGGGTTGGTTGTGGTGGACGAGTGTCACCACGCCATCACGCCGAGCTACACCAACCTTTTGCGCTTCCTCGACGCAGAAGCTCCGAGACCGGGTGCGCCCCCGAAAGACGAACCGCCCATTCTCGGACTCAGCGCCACTCCATTCCGGACGGACGATGAAGAAAGTGGAAGGCTGGCCCGCCGCTTCGACAGCCGATGGCTGCCCCCCGATCAGAAAGACCTCCATAGCCGCCTTCGTAATCAAGGTGTCTTGGCAGAAGTGGACAATGATGCATTAGAGAGCGGCATCGACCTGACGCCTGAAGAAATTGAACGGCTTTCCACGATTCTTGAGCCATGGGAGGGGCTTGACTTCGAGAACCTGCTTGAATCTATCAACCAACGGCTGGCTGGTAGCGAGCAACGCAACGAAAGACTTGTGAACTGTATCAAGGAAGCAGAGGAAGGTTCCATCCTGTTCTTTTCCAACTCCGTTTTGCATGGTCAGGAAATGGCAGCTCGACTGAATCTTGAAGGTATTTCCGCAGCCGCAATCAGCGGAGATACTCCAACCACAGCACGGCGTTATTTCCTGTCCAGATTCCAGCGTAGCGAAATACGCGTTCTTTGCAATCACACGGTTTTGAGCACCGGTTTCGACGCGCCAAAGATCGACATGATTCTCATATCCCGTGCAGTCTTCAGTCCAGTCCGCTACATGCAAATGGTGGGGCGTGGTTTGCGTGGCGAGAAAAACGGTGGAAAAGCAAGATGCCGGATCGTGACCGTACTGGACAACTTGGGACGTTTTCAAGATCGGCATCCGTATCATTATTGCAAGGGTTTTTTCGCTGAAAACGCGGGAAATGTATGA
- a CDS encoding GIY-YIG nuclease family protein, translating into MAVKAGFIYVLIHPSDPNLIKVGLTTRNPEVRLKEHNTQFDKAAGKVVEATGQKWVIKEFFAVEDTYNAESAFFQRSPLTEIPYALSDELLKLDDRFITWDWVNQGLEVAKSVGIRRDTSQAPIPKPKPKNGAQWIEDQLKDSGLRPLKGFGNGITKVAFECPNGHVFKLDGRTLVRFPFCPVCEPERFDAYTLRRVEICL; encoded by the coding sequence ATGGCCGTAAAAGCTGGCTTCATTTACGTACTCATACATCCGTCTGATCCAAATTTAATCAAGGTGGGTCTGACTACAAGAAATCCCGAAGTCCGCTTGAAAGAGCATAATACTCAATTCGACAAGGCCGCTGGTAAGGTTGTTGAAGCTACTGGTCAAAAATGGGTTATAAAAGAGTTCTTCGCTGTAGAAGATACTTACAATGCTGAAAGCGCGTTTTTCCAAAGATCACCACTGACCGAAATCCCATATGCCCTGAGTGACGAGCTGTTAAAGCTAGATGATAGATTCATCACTTGGGATTGGGTTAATCAGGGGTTGGAAGTAGCTAAGTCAGTGGGCATTCGCAGAGATACATCACAAGCACCAATTCCAAAACCCAAGCCAAAAAATGGTGCTCAGTGGATTGAAGACCAGCTTAAAGACTCTGGTCTGAGGCCGTTAAAAGGTTTTGGGAACGGAATAACAAAAGTTGCTTTTGAGTGCCCCAATGGACATGTCTTCAAGCTTGATGGGCGAACGCTAGTTAGGTTCCCCTTCTGCCCTGTTTGTGAGCCCGAGCGATTTGATGCTTACACACTTAGAAGAGTTGAAATTTGTCTTTAA